Proteins from a genomic interval of Plasmodium reichenowi strain SY57 chromosome 11, whole genome shotgun sequence:
- a CDS encoding hypothetical protein (conserved Plasmodium protein, unknown function), which translates to MFRKDIKKIYLKNHLKKIYIVKRQNENKIIEEKKSSVLYKDFKEFILVLINIRKYEKALKKLKGNKASCEFSKVLQEYLDFYLSTFGYKFHTFILEYKTGDEINDPNNCYVINKLRKSDIEKIVNKEYSRILFKYDSIKYVLYYIKKHTLLFQTFNCHFKKLLINYLFVTLNPLNVLIFVYLKLYQNNDKTNVVSKSDAKDKIENKDKFDEEINDIPLSENKNICENNNENHNDLENSQINYEIILNKNERSNCTNLFCDEIYWFICFFGDYIIKYNIIRCYGEIYRNKKIIQRKLRIYHWVKKYVQNYLIQKFHCYSYSKNIKLYDTWYEHMLYIYEKKYKEYIPKLKKFIQIGNGYKSINMCHKSFSYIYDLVLLLYFLKICFFYLNEHINFVLHLSLYTLYKSIKIFVIYLYFNLPKSMCHYFLNIYLMFFKKKNIKAAHILSKMKCTYKNMMSHIYAHRNFLYTNGKLNSHEKRTNLPIYLRQRNLNSNLIQCEDNDKKLISKNDCTENLNKQKNVQNCIIVDSQNDQKYKISKIHLNNSQKKRYEKILNLTYFDINEYDGKDIENESQLKKFLTFHFYGSIIQLKYNNEIFLRKKKYKDQKEKKVNQNKIKSVEGKIKRKIKRKRIKNIKKIKKNEQNEINKINGFFYPRKIQNKKRQILLYNVLINNTKELSIYMNKKQMNDPKHSLHRVVKKSDIRKKSNLYYHINGEHKMYIPSGNFYFCNKKIINKLFETILYNIIHKENHMIDVNQKERNLFILDKKINDENQKCDYVNRSPLKEQNPYLDNECVTPNKIDLCNEQNEDDNMVTLCKDENNNEKIDNYQNNKDIYMEEENIIEQNEIEPNDKEKNKIDEKENMDNNDIIIEEENNNKDIDISVEVNMEKDTCPSDENVSVNNEADVNKLSQNVMKEKYLNENNSIIKYDLKSKKNDYVGKYKIYFSDESTSSENTTDDYEYYMKRRNKSKPKIKGKNEKKKKENVMNKKNMQLQRDKKKIHEDNVNINKTNSKNKQQDNEHDTNSKKDNKIIINTKETNIPKDNNAEGKNIIDTIKEKTCNEFIKDTNESLCIKNNDTTDNIMKNKINHKNISIDDEYDLKEYEEDSINENNKRVENVKINTFNDSKECMLEEKEIIDNNKKVYKKIQTLKSKGSKKLIFNLSLSENEESSLIIESLDNNQETREMKELQEIYVNSMDEEVNTKEKSGSLKGDNNNKKNNNNNNNNNNNSNNNMVDLKEKDYHIDIHDKEGEHVNILKEQNKLKVGYHDLYNNIGGIEKPFIDTCEIYIKENVLNNTQKKFNLIHIYHKFKLGIVYLFDHYIIGGINLINPYNSIENERYKHFACIQSNINDMDHTKIFRYNEKELIMSFKKNSEICLLSDKNEKRIMKILCKNGKGLNGSIFKCTINNKLFACKVQHKLHLAKKEIYFSYLLKVRKSNKINKYTKYNNVNYSGRQLFYEIYEKENRYIFPDELHYKSASDQKSKDVEIKTYNENNKNIYNMENNHKIDKIYNVDKIYNVDKIHSDDEEYSKSQKKVKEEKNENIKKETLKEKRNMSILIMNTHNNVITLNELINYFIRKNYKSVNEELILFIIYQIIVSVLQLHFLDVLHGDVKIDNILISKNEDLCNREGRRRGKKRYNGEYNKNKKGNNKYKTKERERKQEKEKEKEKEKEKEKEKEYSNIHKNSFDFNSLYKNNRYLGKDKLNNYNKEDSFLKTTSFPLNLFLIDIGRGIDMKNFKKYLFYGEKNCDCYSFLNDSIYNYHIDFIGIAQIASCLLFYKHIGHTKYRYERTLNDKHNITVNNLGITYSTHNNHFNNTNGRNTCYTKRKKKGKDVANDQVKYKSSKKDKYKEIENFIKIKEKVYQEEDDMCIENNDSFMDEHCLYDNEENPKRKNMSKSKSMNKSNGMNKSNGMNKSSGMNKSSGMNKSSGMNKSNGMNKSNGMSKNKEKIKQSNNLRNVNNLNSLDDLEDMMKNKKENKCSSSLYDENDDKENIYFIDYSKILSIDNKNKEKIFYYLDKIKKQSDNYFVEKNNENKIKNFYTKFMLKRKKYAQFWEMFFHILLNFCNIYELNHIRYNSNEEILNNNSDDDLYVHKLINKTENYYFDFKKNNWQEIHKSPQRNDSNISNDGNKNIINLSDRCYSNIPYENKLTNLYYIHEKENDNSKNIINNHQGDKDIILSTNKNIPIKHPNEHIKSYENNILINNDNNKLLISKKGNYKNTILRKDIQGHNYNSMGKNSKYFFIKNSISNFKCIRKSLYKHKYENKTKDQNKDEMKNKNIHAPEENTQSGKLKRKIIFFENEQNKTKCRKLNNEKQYYNNEYKYNEAKRSTKYINKLMKKKAIFILLNLKRSIERIFDEDEEKQTILLNELYNASTFF; encoded by the coding sequence ATGTTTAGGaaagatattaaaaagatttacttaaaaaatcaccttaagaaaatatatattgtaaaaagacaaaatgaaaataagattattgaagaaaaaaaaagcagTGTTTTGTATAAAGACTTTAAAGAATTTATACttgttttaataaatataagaaaatatgaGAAAGCATTAAAAAAGTTAAAGGGTAATAAAGCGAGTTGTGAGTTTTCCAAGGTTTTACAAGAATATTTGGATTTTTATTTGTCAACGTTTGGATATAAATTTCATACGTTTATATTGGAATATAAAACTGGTGATGAAATAAATGATCCTAATAATTGTtatgttataaataaattaagaAAGAGTgatattgaaaaaatagTAAATAAGGAATATTcaagaatattatttaaatatgatagtataaaatatgtactatattatattaagaagcatacattattattccAAACATTTAATTGTCATTTCAAAAAATtgttaataaattatttatttgtaacATTGAATCCTTTGAATGTTCtcatttttgtttatttaaaattatatcaaaataatgaCAAAACAAATGTTGTTTCAAAAAGCGATGCTAAGGATAAGatagaaaataaagataaatttgatgaagaaataaatgatattCCTTTAAGtgagaataaaaatatttgtgaaaataataatgaaaatcACAATGATTTAGAAAACTCTCAGATAAACTACGAAatcatattaaataaaaatgaaagatCTAATTGTACTAATCTTTTTTGTGATGAAATATATTGgtttatatgtttttttggagattatattataaagtataatataattagATGTTATGGggaaatatatagaaataaaaaaattatccAAAGAAAATTAAGAATATATCATTGGGTTAAGAAATATGttcaaaattatttaatacaAAAGTTTCATTGTTATTcttattcaaaaaatataaaattatatgatacATGGTATGAAcatatgttatatatatatgaaaaaaaatataaggaatatattcccaaattaaaaaaatttatcCAAATTGGTAATGGATATAAAAGTATTAATATGTGTCACAAAAGcttttcatatatatatgatttagttttacttttatattttttgaaaatatgttttttttatttaaatgaacatattaattttgttcttcatttatctttatatactttatataaaagtatcaaaatttttgtcatatatttatattttaatcTTCCCAAGTCTATGTGTCAttactttttaaatatttatttgatgttttttaaaaaaaaaaatataaaagcTGCTCATATACTTAGTAAAATGaaatgtacatataaaaatatgatgagCCACATTTATGCACACAGAAATTTCTTATATACCAATGGAAAATTAAACTCTCatgaaaaaagaacaaatcTTCCTATTTATTTAAGACAAAGAAATTTAAACAGTAATCTGATTCAATGTGAAGATAATGATAAGAAACTAATATCAAAAAATGATTGTACAGAAAATTtaaacaaacaaaaaaatgtacAGAATTGTATTATTGTTGATAGTCAAAATGATcaaaaatacaaaatatcTAAAATTCACCTGAACAAttcacaaaaaaaaagatatgaaaaaatattaaatttaacatattttgatataaatgaatacGATGGAAAAGATATTGAAAATGAAAGtcaattaaaaaaatttttgacatttcatttttatggATCTATAATACAattgaaatataataacgaaatttttttgaggaagaaaaagtataaggatcaaaaggaaaaaaaagtaaatcaaaataaaataaagagtgtagaaggaaaaataaaaagaaaaataaaaagaaaaagaattaaaaatataaaaaagattaaaaaaaatgagcAAAATGAAATTAACAAAATTAACGGTTTCTTTTATCCAAGGaaaattcaaaataaaaagagacaaatattattatataatgtactgataaataatacaaaagaattatcaatatatatgaataagAAGCAAATGAATGATCCAAAACATTCTCTACATCGTGTAGTGAAAAAAAGTGATATTAGAAAAAAGAGTAATctatattatcatataaatggtgagcataaaatgtatatacCTAGTGgtaatttttatttttgtaataaaaaaattattaataaattatttgaaaccatattgtataatataatacataagGAAAATCATATGATTGATGTAAATCAAAAGGAAAGgaatttatttatattagataaaaaaataaatgatgaaaatcAAAAATGTGATTATGTTAATAGGAGTCCCTTAAAGGAACAGAATCCTTATTTGGACAATGAATGTGTCACCCCAAACAAAATTGATTTATGTAATGAGCAAAATgaagatgataatatgGTGACTCTATGTAAGGATGAAAATAACaatgaaaaaattgataattatcaaaataacaaggacatatatatggaggaagaaaatataattgaacaaaatgaaatagAACCAAAcgataaagaaaaaaataaaattgacgaaaaagaaaatatggataataatgatataattattgaagaagaaaataataataaggataTAGACATATCTGTTGAGGTTAATATGGAAAAAGATACTTGTCCTAGTGATGAAAATGTTTCAGTGAATAATGAAGCTGatgttaataaattatCACAAAATGTGATGAAGGAAAAATATcttaatgaaaataatagtataataaaatatgatttaaaaagtaagaaaaatgattatgttggaaaatataaaatatattttagtGATGAATCTACAAGCTCTGAAAATACAACCGATGATTATGAgtattatatgaaaagaagaaataaatcCAAACCAAAAATTAAGGggaaaaatgaaaagaaaaagaaagaaaatgtaatgaataagaaaaatatgcAATTGCAAAGggataagaaaaaaattcatgaggataatgtaaatataaataaaacgAATTCAAAGAATAAACAACAGGATAATGAACATGATACGAATAgtaaaaaagataataaaataataataaatacaaaagaAACAAATATTCCAAAAGATAACAATGCTGAaggtaaaaatataattgatactataaaggaaaaaacatgtaatgaatttataaaagataCAAATGAATCTTTgtgtattaaaaataacGATACTACTGATAATATcatgaaaaataaaattaatcataaaaatatttctattGATGACGAATACGATCTAAAAGAATATGAAGAAGATAGtattaatgaaaataacAAAAGAGTAGAAAAcgtaaaaataaatacatttaaCGATTCAAAAGAATGTATGTTGgaagaaaaggaaataattgataataacaaaaaggtttataaaaagattCAAACTTTAAAATCAAAAGGTagtaaaaaattaatttttaatttgtcATTAAGTGAAAATGAGGAATCGTCCTTAATAATAGAAAGTTTGGATAACAACCAAGAAACAAGAGAAATGAAGGAGTTACaagaaatatatgttaatagTATGGATGAAGAAGTAAatacaaaagaaaaaagcGGGTCATTAAAAGGTGAtaacaacaacaaaaaaaacaacaacaacaacaataataataataataatagtaataataatatggtAGATTTGAAAGAAAAGGATTATCATATTGATATACATGATAAGGAAGGAGAacatgtaaatatattaaaagaacaaaataaattaaaagtAGGATATcatgatttatataataatattggAGGTATAGAAAAACCATTTATAGATACTtgtgaaatatatattaaagaaaatgtaTTGAATAATACACAGAAGAAATTCAatttaattcatatttatcataaatTCAAGTTAGGtattgtttatttatttgatcattatataataggagggattaatttaattaacCCTTATAACAGTATTGAAAATGAAAGATATAAACATTTTGCATGTATACAATCcaatataaatgatatgGATCATACTAAAATATTTAGATACAACGAAAAAGAATTAATCATGtcttttaaaaagaattcagaaatatgtttattaagtgataagaatgaaaaaagaataatgaaaattttatgtaaaaatGGGAAAGGATTAAATGGTtcaatttttaaatgtacTATTAATAACAAATTATTTGCATGCAAAGTACAACATAAATTACATTTAgcaaaaaaagaaatatacttttcatatttattaaaggTACGCAAAtctaataaaataaataaatacacaaaatataataatgtaaattATTCAGGAAGGCAACTCTTTTATGAAATTTATGAGAAGGAAAATAGGTATATATTTCCGGATGAACTACATTATAAATCTGCCTCAGATCAAAAGAGCAAAGATGTTGAAATAAAGACATATAATGAgaataacaaaaatatttacaatatggaaaataatcacaaaattgataaaatttataatgttgataaaatttataatgtTGATAAAATTCATAGTGATGATGAAGAGTATAGTAAGAGCCAGAAAAAAGTCaaggaagaaaaaaatgaaaacattaaaaaagaaacattgaaagaaaaaagaaatatgtCCATTTTAATTATGAATACACACAATAATGTTATAACattaaatgaattaattaattattttattaggaaaaattataaaagtgtaaatgaagaattaattttattcattatttatcaAATAATTGTATCTGTACTTCAATTACATTTTCTAGATGTCTTACACGGAGATGTAAAAattgataatattttaattagtaaaaatgaagattTATGTAATAGAGAAGGGCGAAGAAGGGGGAAAAAAAGATACAATGgtgaatataataaaaataagaaaggAAATAATAAGTATAAAACAAAGGAAAGAGAAAGAAaacaagaaaaagaaaaagaaaaagaaaaagaaaaagaaaaagaaaaagaaaaagaatattcaaacattcataaaaatagtTTCGATTTTAATAGtttgtataaaaataatagatATTTAGGTAAAGacaaattaaataattataataaagagGATAGCTTTTTAAAAACTACGAGTTTTCCCTTgaatctttttttaatagaTATTGGTAGAGGTATAGATATGAAAAACTTTAAAAAGTATCTTTTTTATGGTGAAAAGAATTGTGATTGTTATAgttttttaaatgattctatttataattatcatattgATTTTATTGGTATTGCACAAATAGCTAGCTGccttttattttacaaGCATATAGGTCATACAAAATACCGATATGAAAGGACATTGAATGATAAACATAATATCACCGTAAATAACTTGGGTATTACATATTCAACACACAATAatcattttaataatacaaatggGCGTAATACATGTTATacaaaaaggaaaaaaaaaggaaaggATGTTGCAAATGATCAAGTGAAATATAAGAGTAGTAAgaaagataaatataaagaaattgAGAACTTCATAAAGATTAAGGAAAAGGTATATCAAGAGGAGGATGATATGTGTATAGAGAATAATGATTCTTTTATGGATGAACATTgtttatatgataatgaaGAGAACCCCAAGAGGAAGAATATGAGTAAAAGTAAGAGTATGAATAAAAGTAATGGTATGAATAAAAGTAATGGTATGAATAAAAGTAGTGGTATGAATAAAAGTAGTGGTATGAATAAAAGTAGTGGTATGAATAAAAGTAATGGTATGAATAAAAGTAATGGTATGAGTAAgaacaaagaaaaaataaaacaaagCAACAACTTACGTAATGTTAACAATTTAAACAGTTTAGACGATTTGGAAGatatgatgaaaaataaaaaagagaaTAAATGCTCCTCCAGTttatatgatgaaaatgatgataaggaaaatatatattttatagattattctaaaatattatccattgacaataagaataaagaaaagatattttattatttagataaaataaaaaaacagTCTGACAATTATTTTGTTGAGAagaataatgaaaataaaataaaaaatttctATACGAAATTTATgttaaaaagaaaaaagtaCGCACAATTTTGGGAAAtgttttttcatattttattaaatttttgtaatatatacGAATTAAATCATATACGATATAATTCAAATGAAGAGATTCTGAATAACAATTCAGATGATGATTTGTATGTtcataaattaataaataaaacagagaattattattttgattttaagaaaaataattgGCAAGAAATTCATAAAAGTCCTCAAAGAAATGATTCAAATATTTCTAACGAtggtaataaaaatataattaatttatctGATAGATGTTATAGTAACATACCATATGAAAATAAGTTAActaatttatattatattcatgAAAAGGAAAATGACAATTccaaaaatataataaataatcatCAAGGTgataaagatataatattgtcaacaaataaaaatattccaATAAAACATCCCAATGAACATATTAAATCATATgaaaacaatatattaataaataacgataataataaattattgATTTCTAAAAAGggaaattataaaaatacaatacTAAGAAAAGATATACAAGGACATAACTACAATAGCATGGGAAAAAACAgcaaatatttttttataaaaaattccatatcaaattttaaatgtataagGAAAAGCTTgtataaacataaatatgaaaataaaactaaggatcaaaataaagatgaaatgaaaaataaaaatatacatgCCCCTGAGGAAAATACACAAAGTGGAAAattgaaaagaaaaatcatattttttgaaaacgaacaaaataaaaccAAATGTagaaaattaaataatgaaaaacaatattataataatgaatataaatataacgAAGCTAAGAGATctacaaaatatattaataaactcatgaaaaaaaaagcaatCTTTATCCTTctaaatttaaaaagatCTATTGAGCGCATATTTGATGAAGACGAGGAGAAGCAAACAATTTTGTTAAACGAACTTTATAACGCCTccacttttttttaa
- a CDS encoding ubiquinone biosynthesis protein COQ4, putative produces the protein MYNFVKIFQSNFIDINKLSKFEIFLKTIFRIYSSPGRTHLLAHAADISAKYAVRKIYEYMRTDEEGIRILKEKPLLIRQDICFNELKKLPKNTLGYKYMEFLETYKLHAHDREVSHFIKDINESYILTRYRQIHDIAHVVYNLNISIEAEAALKLIELIQTKLPITLLAILIAPFMTPLYRFQYIFEHNIPSNFLCPNFDYTYNDAYNYIDEMSLKQYEYYLTDYFHVEKRESPSFYYKLYKYYFDNLNNSSHVRGSIIYGYQNNNYNDIHYDKLNNEYIYLKNNIKNYFHFQYKPRKLLLTNLYPWAYKTAIQTNKPLHSIYVEKWFDKDIDLFRKKYNITPLPSNLNLMAGIN, from the coding sequence ATGTAcaattttgtaaaaatatttcaatctaattttattgatataaataaattgagcaaatttgaaatatttttaaagaCAATATTTCGAATTTATAGTTCTCCTGGAAGAACACATTTATTAGCTCATGCTGCTGATATATCAGCTAAATATGCAGtgagaaaaatatatgaatatatgaGAACTGATGAAGAAGGGATTAGGATATTAAAAGAGAAACCTTTATTAATACGTCAAgatatatgttttaatgAATTAAAGAAGTTACCAAAAAATACATTAggttataaatatatggaaTTTTTAGAAACTTATAAATTACATGCACATGATAGAGAAGTTTcacattttataaaagatataaacgaatcttatatattaacaagATATAGACAAATTCATGATATAGCTCATGTagtatataatttaaatatatcaatagAAGCAGAAGCAGCATTAAAATTAATCGAATTAATACAAACAAAATTACCTATAACATTACTTGCAATTTTAATAGCACCATTTATGACACCTTTATATAGGTtccaatatatatttgagCATAATATTCcttctaattttttatgtcctaattttgattatacatataatgatgcttataattatattgatGAAATGTCTTTAAaacaatatgaatattatttaacTGATTATTTTCATGTAGAAAAAAGAGAAAGCCCATCCTTTTAttacaaattatataaatattatttcgATAACTTAAATAATTCTTCACATGTTAGAGGTTCAATTATATATGgatatcaaaataataattataatgatatacattatgacaaattaaataatgaatatatatacttaaaaaataatattaaaaattattttcatttccAATATAAACCAAGAAAATTACTATTAACAAATTTATATCCATGGGCTTATAAAACTGCAATACAAACAAACAAACCATTACATTCAATATATGTAGAAAAATGGTTTGATAAAGATATTGATTTGTTTAGAAAGAAATATAACATAACTCCTCTACCATCCAACTTAAACTTGATGGCCGGCATtaattaa